The genomic window ACCTCATGGAACACCTGCTCCATAACATCAGGAAAGGGAGTCTGCCCCAACTGGGCCTCCCGGTCCACAGCAAAGCGCAGCAACTTGGTGAATTTAAGGCAATACTCATGGGCCACATCAGTGAGAGTCTCCAGGACACTTTCATTAGCACATTCAAAGCCTGCGTGAGCCAGGATTGTAGCTACTGACTGGTAGAGCAGCTGACGACAGGAGTTCCAACTCAGTTCAGTCACAGGTTCCCCCTTTCCTCTGAAAGTACAGACAGAGCAATGTTATGAGGGCTCACACTGTGTGGGAAACCTATCTCTGccttcctaggagttttccagtttcaagaaaacaaatttctattGTTGTAGGGAAATCTGGGTCAGGTTACCTCTCCTGGTTTCTTTTTCATGCTGCCAAGCAGTAGGGGAAGGCACCCAACATATTAAGTAGAAACCCTGTTGCAAACTTATGGAAAGATTTGCAAAGGCACCCCAAGATCACATCCTGGAACTCCCCAACTTTAGTTCTTTTAGTCAGCTCTAACCCCCAGGTTTCAATGCACTAGTCTATGCATACAATAATCATCTTCAGTGGTTACTATCTAATATATATTCAGTTACCTCTTGCGAACTTTGAATACAATAACAGCATAATTCCACCTAGTTCTGCAAACAGCTTACATAgtaactaaaaacaaaaataattttaaatggagCAGCTCTTTTAAGTTTGTAGTTAGTACAAAACAGTCATGTGTGGATGAATATTCTCAGTTGGGGAAATACTCTCTACTTTGCCATGTGCTTCTTTTGAGATATGTTGGTTCACCAGCAAAGGACTAAGGGTAACAGATACGGCAAATTCCCTAATAGACAAATAGTCAAAAGACATGAAATGGcagttttgaaaggaaaaaatatgaggTATCAATAAGTATATGAAATAATGttccaaataaataataataatgaaagaaaagccaaataaaaacaacttgTTTTGACTATGCATATCAAAATGTGTATCCCCCATCCCCCCACATATCATGACACCCTTTCAATGGGGTAGAGAAAAGAGAGcaagaaaaaagagatttttgttaattaaaaaaagagaaaaccttTGGACATGGTGGAAAAATTGACTATTTATCAAATATATGCTTAACATCCGATATAATATATAGTTTcatcatgaaaaattaaaaaagtatgtgaaataaacaaaaaacccaaacccaaaggCTATGGCAAAGTTCCTGCTTTTCTAATTTCACTGATGACATTTTCACGCTCGTGAGGTAAAGCTACATTGTTATAGGGCTCCTCCAGACAAAGGTGTTTGAACTTCTAAACCTAGTTTTTATAAAAGACTTgctaatttatatattaaatgtaCTACTCCTCTCAGAACGTAGATGGCGTAAAATAATATGTTCTCTCTATTACTTACTTGATATGAGTCACTCAATACTCAGACTCACAAAGCAACAGCTTGCCTGTTCGTGGGCAATGACTGCATTTCACATATTTATCTAAGAGCCACTAAAGCACTTAAAATAGATTGGATCACCTCATTTTGCAAGCTCTCAGATACTCCATGTTAAATCCCTGCCTTACCGGTAAAAGTCACTCTCTGGGTCGCTATGCTTGATCTGGAATGGCATTCTGCCAGTCTTATTATCCAAAGAAAGGAGGTCATCAGGGAGGGGGGGTGAAGCCGGACAAGAGGGAAGTGGTTCACTCTCTTCAGTTTTGATACCCTCTGCCTGCTGCTGCATTTGAGACTGGGCTGTAGCAATGAGGCTTCGTAGGCGCCTATTGTGCTGGATAAGTTGGATTGTGTGGGTGGTGAGGCTGCAAGGCTCGGATGGGATGTCTAGCATGGTGGTTGGCCGTGGCTTATTGGCAGAGGGTTGGTGCAAGAGTGGATCTTGGACTTCTACCAGACGAAACTCCCGTGGGAGCAGATCAAAGGAGCTTCTGTTAGCTTGGCTGGATGATATTGGGATCTCTCCCCAGTATCTTAGCATTTTTGAGAGTGAGCTGTTAAGTCTGAGAAAAACAATGTTTCCCAATCCACAAGACTGGCTTCCAAAATAGAAAGGAGATTGGTCAAAAATCACCTCCTTACATCGTCCTTGTCAGAGTAAGAAAAATCAGACCATCCAAGACTACCTAGAAAAATGTCTGTACCAGCAGTGCTGTAGAAGGATCAGCATAGCTCTCACTGAAGAAACACATGTGATTTctgatctggaaaaaaaaaatagatgtttaTCATCACAACCAAGGAAACTGATAACTCATACACAGTAGACGTCAATGCTAATTGCAAATTTTAGTCTTCACtaagaagtcaggaaaacctgggttcatatcctgtctctgatacttactggtCAAGGATAACTTGCTTCCTCTCTGAggctgtttcctcttctgtgaaatgggtataataactgTCCCTGTAGTACTTTCCTCACAGGGTGTGTTGTGAGGCTGAAATGAGATTCTGAAGGTAAAaatctttgaaaactttaaagcagtCAGTTGTGATGACAATGTTATGATGAAATGCATAGTATCCAGAAGTAAAGAGATGCAAAATTAAGAACAAGAGGTAGACACTGCTAAGAGGCAGATGTAGGCTTCatgttaggaaaaacttccttaaAAATCAGTTATCCTAAAATGGAATGGGATGCCTTAGAAAAGTAGTGGAAGCTTTCCTACTGCTCTCCTGGGACAAGTTGATCACCAGAAATCTCACCATGCTGTTTAACTCAGCCTTGGATACTTAACACCTCTGTACCTCCCAGTCTCTTCTTCCCTTTGACTAATGGGCTAGAAAGTGGAGCCCTAAACTCCAcccaaagctttcctttatagGGGCAGAACCTGGATTTGGCAGCTCAATCCACTTTCCACCTATAGCTCTGTTTCAACAAGAATGAGAAAGGCATTCATCTAAAAAAGATTTAGGAGATTTAGTGGATGGCAAGTTCTACGAGAATCAATGCTGTGATATGGCATCTAATAAAATGAATGTGATCCTAAGCTGAATTAAGAGAGGCATAGCTTCTCTGAGTAGGGAGGTAATAGTCTGACTATACTGAGGACTGGTCAGAGAATAACTAAAGTATTATAACTGGTTCTGGATACATATTGATATGGGTGCAGTTTGCAATCCATTCATGCTCGCGCAGTCTATCAGACTCCTTTGCAAATCTTTCCATAAGTTTGCAACAGGGTTTCTACTTAATATGTTGTGTGCCTTCTCTTATTTTTTGGGATATCTGCAAGAATGCCAGTGGAACAAATGGGTCTTCCATTGGTTATCTCATGCTCTTGACACATAATCGGCTCATCTTCTTTCCTGATTATACATTTCACTGATGACATGCCTTGGAAGCCAGGCAAGCCAGGAAATAAAAGAACTGAcacttatttaacattttaaagtttgcaaaatactttacctGTGCTAACCCATTAAAGCCTCACAAGAATCCTGTGAGATGAATACTACAGTTATTACTATGTACATATTACAGGTAAAgtaactgagacttagagagctTAAGGGAGCTGCTTAGGCTCACAAAGCAACCAGGAATCAGCAGTGGGACTGGAGCCTAGGTTTTCATAACTCTCGGTCCGTAACTCTTACCTGCCATACCATGTTGTAAATGAGCTACTAGAGATCTTATTACATAAGGAATTACTGAAAGAACTGAgcatatttaacctggagaaaagaaaaacccagAAGCAGCAtctgaccttttcttcttttccaaaaagggaaactttGGCTTAAAACAAGGGAAAACTGCTTAGTAACTAGAGTATGCCAAAGCTGAATAGGCTTTCTTCTTGGGAAGCTTGGGGTTCCCCCTCCTGGGTGAGCTTTGAGTAAAGACGGGATGATGACTTGTGAGGAATGTTGCTGAGGGAATCCCATCTAGGTAGAGGACGGCCTCCGCCTCTGTGAGGGGAAGGGGCAGACTGGCCCAGGAACCCACTTGAAGGCTCCTTGGCAACAGGCGGCACGGACAGGGCACGGCACGGAACAAGAACTACACGTCTTAGAGCTGAAGACCAGGGTTCAGAACCAGCTGGGCCACGATCCCCTGTGATCCCGACCAAGTCACTCGCCTtcacaggcctcagtttccccgtctgTAAAGCTTAGGGGGCTGGGCTGACGTGAGACAGCGTGGTGCCGGAGTCGGGGGGCCCGGGCTTGAAACCTGTCACTTACTTCTTAGGGCCTCCtaaccactctgggcctcagtttcctcctctgtaaaaccaCGGGCTGACCTTAGATGACCTTCCCAGCTCTCGGCAGAAGCTCTAAAGCTCTTCGGCGTTAAAGGACCCGTCCCTGGGCGGAGAGGGGTTCGGGGGGCGAGTATTTACCGGCGTCCAGGAGGATGCTGGAGGGGGCGACGTCCGAGCCGGGCCTCAGCAGGGGCCTGAAGCCCCCGGGGACGCCTGCAGGGCGGAGCGCGGCCCAGGAGCTGCGCGTGCAGGGAGCCAGAG from Notamacropus eugenii isolate mMacEug1 chromosome 1, mMacEug1.pri_v2, whole genome shotgun sequence includes these protein-coding regions:
- the SUPT7L gene encoding STAGA complex 65 subunit gamma, which gives rise to MLRYWGEIPISSSQANRSSFDLLPREFRLVEVQDPLLHQPSANKPRPTTMLDIPSEPCSLTTHTIQLIQHNRRLRSLIATAQSQMQQQAEGIKTEESEPLPSCPASPPLPDDLLSLDNKTGRMPFQIKHSDPESDFYRGKGEPVTELSWNSCRQLLYQSVATILAHAGFECANESVLETLTDVAHEYCLKFTKLLRFAVDREAQLGQTPFPDVMEQVFHEVGIGSVLSLQKFWQHRIKDYHSYMLQVSKQLSEEYEKIVNPEKATEDTKPVKIKEELVSDITFPVSEELEGDLASGDQSLPVGVLGAQNERFSSNLEVEASPQASGAEVNASPLWNLAPVKIESQESEEGTVSGHGVLGSDVFEEPMSGISEAGIPQSPNGSESSYGSHSPDSLMGSSPVFNQRCKKRIRKI